The following are encoded in a window of Chionomys nivalis chromosome X, mChiNiv1.1, whole genome shotgun sequence genomic DNA:
- the Maged2 gene encoding melanoma-associated antigen D2 produces the protein MSETSESGAGPTRFQGKASEKDSGSMMQDLLTVTQNLEVSETPKAEKTPEVSEAPKDPKASGNPKATEVSKAPEASETAVTQASPTTQQTDTQVLAAEKKSPAADTKTQKADLQATTVPETQTKKVSCVTDPKVNTKAPETEAAASQAGGDEPEPEGAAVQVQENQDTRPKVKPKNTQKAKHLDGEEDGNSDQSQASETTGGRRVSKALMASMARRASRGPIAFWARRASRTRLAAWARRALLSLRSPRARRGKARRRAAKLQSSQEPEAPPPRDVALLQGRANDLVKYLLAKDQTKIPIRRSDMLKDIIKEYTDVYPEIIERAGYSLEKVFGIQLKEIDKSDHLYILLSTLEPTDAGILGTTKDSPKLGLLMVLLSIIFMNGNRSSEAVIWEVLRKLGLRPGIHHSLFGDVKKLITDEFVKQKYLDYAQVPNSNPPEYEFFWGLRSYYETSKMKVLKFACKVQKKDPKEWAAQYREAMEADLKAAAEAAAEAKARAEIRAQMGIGLGSENAAGPCNWDEADIGPWAKARIQAGAGTKAKAQESGGASAGASTGTSVGTGGSASASAGASGGFSTSSNLTATLTFGLFAGLSGAGASTSSSSGACGFSYK, from the exons ATGTCTGAAACAAGCGAGAGTGGTGCAGGTCCAACTCGCTTTCAG GGTAAAGCTTCAGAAAAGGACAGCGGCTCCATGATGCAGGACCTGTTGACCGTGACCCAGAACTTGGAGGTCTCAGAGACACCAAAGGCTGAAAAGACACCAGAGGTCTCAGAGGCTCCAAAGGACCCCAAAGCCTCTGGGAACCCGAAAGCCACAGAGGTCTCAAAGGCCCCAGAGGCTTCTGAGACAGCTGTCACCCAGGCCTCACCTACCACACAGCAGACTGATACCCAGGTTCTCGCAGCTGAAAAGAAGAGCCCAGCAGCTGACACCAAGACGCAAAAGGCTGACCTGCAGGCTACCACGGTGCCTGAAACCCAGACCAAAAAGGTCAGCTGTGTTACTGATCCGAAGGTCAATACAAAGGCCCCTGAGACTGAGGCTGCTGCCTCTCAGGCTGGAGGAGATGAACCGGAGCCTGAGGGTGCAGCTGTCCAGGTTCAGGAGAACCAGGATACTCGGCCCAAGGTCAAACCCAAGAATACCCAAAAG GCCAAACACCTGGATGGGGAAGAGGACGGCAACAGTGACCAGAGTCAGGCTTCGGAGACCACAGGTGGTCGGAGGGTCTCAAAGGCCCTCATGGCCTCCATGGCCCGCAGAGCTTCTAGGGGACCCATAGCCTTTTGGGCCCGCAGAGCATCAAGGACTCGGTTGGCTGCTTGGGCTCGGAGAGCTTTGCTTTCTCTGAGGTCACCCAGAGCCCGGAGAGGCAAAGCCCGAAGAAGAGCTGCCAAGCTGCAGTCATCCCAAGAACCCGAAGCACCCCCACCTAGAGATGTGGCCCTTTTACAGGGAAGG GCAAATGATTTGGTGAAGTACCTGTTGGCTAAAGATCAGACAAAGATTCCCATCAGGCGCTCAG ATATGCTGAAGGACATCATAAAAGAATATACTGATGTATACCCTGAAATCATAGAGCGAGCAGGCTATTCCTTGGAGAAG GTATTTGGAATTCAACTGAAGGAAATCGACAAGAGTGACCACTTATATATTCTTCTCAGTACCTTAGAGCCCACTGATGCAGGCATACTGGGAAC AACCAAGGACTCACCTAAGCTGGGTCTCCTTATGGTGCTTCTTAGCATCATCTTCATGAATGGCAATCGGTCCAGTGAGG CTGTCATCTGGGAGGTGCTGCGCAAGCTGGGGCTGCGTCCTGG CATCCATCACTCACTCTTTGGGGATGTGAAGAAACTCATTACCGATGAGTTTGTGAAGCAGAA GTACCTGGACTACGCCCAAGTACCCAACAGCAATCCTCCTGAATATGAATTCTTCTGGGGCCTACGCTCCTACTATGAAACCAGCAAGATGAAAGTTCTCAAGTTCGCTTGTAAG GTGCAGAAGAAGGATCCTAAGGAATGGGCAGCTCAGTACCGAGAGGCGATGGAAGCAGATTTGAAGGCTGCAGCTGAGGCTGCTGCAGAAGCCAAGGCCAGAGCTGAGATTAGAGCTCAGATGGGCATTGGGCTCGGCTCTGAGAATGCCGCTGGACCCTGCAACTGGGACGAAGCTGATATTGGACCCTGGGCAAAGGCCCGGATCCAGGCAGGAGCTGGAACTAAAGCCAAAGCCCAAGAAAGTGGTGGTGCCAGTGCTGGTGCCAGTACCGGTACCAGTGTTGGTACTGGCGGCAGTGCCAGTGCCAGTGCTGGTGCCAGTGGTGGCTTCAGTACCAGCTCAAATTTGACTGCCACTCTCACATTTGGGCTCTTCGCTGGCCTTAGTGGAGCTGGGGCCAGTACCAGCAGCAGCTCTGGTGCCTGTGGTTTCTCCTACAAGTGA